TTAAAGACAAATCTATTGTTTGGGAGATTTTCATAATGAATTACAAGCTAATATTACCCCCAGGCAGCAACCTGGTACAAGAATTTACCTCTATTCCTCATGGCGTGACTTCCCTTGATTTAAGTTGGAATAACCTAGACAGTATAAACACTGTTGAATTAATGCAAGCCTTTGCTAATATACCTGCCAGCGTCACTTCACTGGATTTACGTCGGAATGATTTAGGCTATAAAAGTACTGATGAATTAGTACAAATCCTGGCAACCATCCCTGGCAACATCACTTCATTGAATTTGAGTGGAAATTACTTATGCTTTAAAAACAGTGATGAATTAGTACGAATCTTGGCAGCCGTCCCCGGCGACATCACTTCACTGAATTTGAGTGGAAATGCTTTAGGCAATAAAAACAGCCCTGAATTGACACAAATCCCTGCTGCTATCCCTAGCAGCGTCATTGCACTGGATTTAAGTCAGAATGATTTAAGTAGTAAAAGTAGCTCAGAATTAGCGGAAACCTTTTCCAATATACCTGCCAATGTCACTTCACTGAATTTGAGTGGAAATTCCTTTGGCTTTAAAAGCAGTGATGAATTAGTACAAATCTTGGCAGCCATCCCTGCCAGTGTCACATCACTGAATCTGAGTGGAAATTACTTGGGGCATAAAAACGGCACTGAATTGGCACAAATCCTTGCGATTATCCCTATCAGCATCACTGCACTGCATTTAGGTTGGAATGATTTAAGTAGTAAAAGTAGCTCAGAATTAGCGAAAGCCTTTTCCAATATACCGGCCAGCGTCACTTCATTGAATTTGAGTGGTAATGATTTAGGCAGTAAAAGCAGTTCTGAATTGGCACAATTCTTGTCCACTATCCCTGCCAGCGTCATTGCACTGGATTTAAGTCGGAATGATTTAAGTAACAAAAGTGGCGCAGAATTAGCACAAATCTTTGCGGCTATCCCTACCAATTTGACTTCATTAGATTTAAGTTGGAATGCTCTATACCGTAATTCAGGTTTAACTCAAGCCTCTGCTGCTATTCCTGCCAGCAAGAGTTCACTAAATTTAAGTAGGAATTTTATAGGCTTAAGAAGCTGTGCTGAACTAGCACATGCCTTTTCTTCCATCCCAAAGCATGTGGTTTCACTTAATTTATGCCTTAATTACTTGCATGAACTATCCCTTGAAAATTTGGTACTCCTTAAGGATTCATTAAAACATGTTCAAACTGTTTATTTAAACCATGAAAATGTCAAGAGAATGTCCAAAGAACAGCGCCAAGCTTTAGGTGCTGTATTCCCTAATATACAAAAGGTCATCCTGGTCGATTATTATGGCAAAGAACTTCACCCGTCACAGTCCATAACAATCGCTAATCTCATTAGAGAACTCTCTGGAAAAGCTGATGCGCCATCCTTGTTAAATCAATGCATTCTTTTTGCCAAAAGACATCAAACAAACATTGATGACTTGAATATTCCTGATGAGTTAAAGGAAAGCATTCTAACTTTTAATCCTTACTGATTAATGGCCTTGAGGCTTCCTGATATTGGTCTTGTGAATGAAAAACACTGATACCTGTTTGACACATCGTGTCAAACAGGAAATATCGATTTATAAACCATCCATTTCTAACCTGTTTTTCAGTAAAGCAAATTCAATTTAACCCAGCATCTATAAGAAATTTATATATACAATATATAAACAATTGATTTTAATTTAAATCAATCAGTTGATATCATGTTCACAGTGATTAAAGACAAATCTATTGTTTAGGAGATTTTCATAATGAATTACAAGCTAATATTACCCCCAGGCAGCAACCTGGTACAAGAATTTACCTCTATTCCTCATGGCGTGACTTCCCTTGATTTAAGTTGGAATAACCTAGACAGTATAAACACTGTTGAATTAATGCAAGCCTTTGCTAATATACCTGCCAGCGTCACTTCACTGGATTTACGTCGGAATGATTTAGGCTATAAAAGCGCTGATGAATTAGTACACACCTTTTCTTCTATCCCAAAGCATGTGGTTTCACTTAATTTATGCCTTAATTACTTGCATGAACTATCCCTTGAAAATTTGGTGCTCCTTAAGGACTCATTAAAGTATCTGCAAACTGTTTATTTAGGCTATGATACTGTCAAGAACATGTCCAAAGAAGAACGTCAGGCACTAGGTTCTGTATTCCCCAATGTACAAAAAATTATCTTGATTGATATGAGTGGCAAAGAAATTCATCCGTCATATTCTATCACGATCTCTAACCTCATCAGAGAACTTTCCGGAAAGGCAGATGCGCCATCCTTGTTAAATCAAAGCATTCTTTTTGCCAAAAAGCATCAAACAAACATTGAAGATTTGAATATCCCTCAAGAGTTAAAGGAAAGCATTCTAACTTTCAATCCTTACTGATTAATGGCTTTGAGGCTTCCTGCTATTGGTCTTGTGAATGAATAAACCTGTTTGACACATCGTGTCAAACAGGAAATATCGATTTATAAACCTTCAATTTCTAATCTGTTTTTCAGTAAAGCAAACTCAATTTAACCCAGCATCTATAAGAAATTCATATACACAATATAAAAACAATTGATTTTAATTTAAATTAATCGGTTGATATTATGCCCATAATGACTAAATACAAATCTATTGTTTGGGAGATTTTCATAATGAATTACAAGCTAATATTACCCAGATGCAACAACCTGGTGCAAGAATTTACCTCTATTCCTCATGGCGTTACTTCCCTTGATTTAAGTTGGAATAACCTAGACAGTATAAACACTGTTGAATTAATGCAAGCCTTTGCTAATATACCTGCCAGCGTCACTTCACTGAATTTGAGAGGAAATTACTTAGGCCATAAAAGCAATGATGAATTAGTACAAATCTTGGCAACCATCCCTGCCAATGTCACTTCACTGAATTTGAGTGGTAATGATTTAGGCTTTAAAAGCAGTGATGAATTAGTACAAATCTTGGCAGCCATCCCTGCCAACATTACTTCATTGAATTTGAGTGGTAATGATTTAGGCTTTAAAAGCAGTGATGAATTAGTACAAATCTTGGCAGCCATCCCTGCCAACATTACTTCATTGAATTTGAGTGGTAATGATTTAGGCTTTAAAAGCGGTGCTGAATTGCTACAACTCGTGGCCACCATCCCTGCCAGTGTCACGTCACTGAATCTGAGTGGAAATTACTTGGGGTATAAAAACGGCACTGAATTGGCACAAATCCTTGCGATTATCCCTATCAGCATCACTGCACTGCATTTAGGTTGGAATGATTTAAGTAGTAAAAGTAGCTCAGAATTAGCGAAAGCCTTTTCCAATATACCGGCCAGCGTCACTTCATTGAATTTGAGTGGTAATGATTTAGGCAGTAAAAGCAGTTCTGAATTGGTACAATTCTTGTCCACTATCCCTGCCAGCGTCATTGCACTGGATTTAAGTCAGAATGATTTAAGTAGCAAAAGTGGCGCAGAATTAGCACAAATCTTTGCGGCTATCCCTACCAATTTGACTTCATTAGATTTAAGTTGGAATGCTCTATACCGTAATCCAGGTTTAACTCAAGCCTCTGCTGCTATTCTTGCTGGCATGACTTCACTGAATTTAAGCTGGAATTTTATAGGCTTAAGAAGCTGTGCTGAACTAGCACATGCCTTTTCTTCTATCCCAAAGCATGTGGTTTCACTTAATTTATGCCTTAATTACTTGCATGAACTATCCCTTGAAAATTTGGTACTCCTTAAGGATTCATTAAAACATGTTCAAACTGTTTATTTAAACCATGAAAATGTCAAGAGAATGTCCAAAGAACAGCGCCAAGCTTTAGGTGCTGTATTCCCTAATATACAAAAGATCATCCTGGTCGATTATTATGGCAAAGAACTTCACCCGTCACAGTCCATAACAATCGCTAATCTCATTAGAGAACTCTCTGGAAAAGCTGATGCGCCGTCCTTGTTAAATCAATGCATTCTTTTTGCCAAAAGACATCAAACAAACATTGATGACTTGAATATTCCTGATGAGTTAAAGGAAAGCATTCAAACCTGCAAACCTCTCTGATTGATGGTCTTGAAGCTTTCTTCTATTGCTTTTGTGAATAAGTTAAAAAAGCGATGAAGTAAGGGTTAATTAATCGTCTGTATTATGTTGTAGCAATGCAGCAAAAACCGGGGTATTAACGGGTTTTTACGATATTTTTGCGAAAAAAATTTTTGAATAAATCAAACACGTTAATACCCAAAGTATAATTTATGGCCAAATTGTTTTTATGAGTGAACTTATGTCTTACATGAAAATAGAAGAACTTCTTTTAAAAGATACCATGAAAAAAGCCCAGATCCCGGGTGTATCCATTGCTTATATCAATAATCAAGGAATCATTTCCACCCAGGAGATAGGATTTACAGATGGATGTGGCCTTGTCAAAATGTCAAAAGATCCCACCCAGTGCCCATTTCAGGAGTTGGTTCTTGGATCTAAAAATGAATTGGGTATCGGAACTAAAAACACGGTCATTGCATTTAACAAGGAACTTTATTATGTTGACCAGGCAGCAAAAATGGTTCAGAAAATTGCGTTAACAGAGGCAAATAAAATAGCCTATGAAATGTTGCATGCAAAATGCACCGAAACCTATCAATTAGCTGATGGCGATGAACATGAATTCATTGCAACTCTAACAGGTCGCATGCCACCAACCGAAGTGAAGCCAGACACCGGTTTTGGCGCAGCGTCCCTAAGCAAACCGGTCTTTGCTTATCTAGTACAAAAATTAGTACAAGCCAATGCAAGTAATACATCTCAAGCGGGTTTTGATCAATTTATTCTGCCTGAAAAATTAAAGCATTTTGATTTGGATACTCCCCTTTTCCACATTATCCCCCTGGAAGAATTCAATATTGACGGCATGAAATTTGACCTGTCTGATGAATCTGTCGTTGATCATTCTAAAGCACTAACCGCCAGGATGGTGTTATCGCATACGAGCGGACTGGCTCATGGGGAAATGAAATTTCAGTTCCTACCCAACTCTCAAGAAAAAGAACATGGGTATTCGAATGTTGGAATTATTTATTTACAACAAGTGATTGAAAAACTGACTGGTTCAGATCTTGAAACACTGGCCCAAAAACATGTGTTTCAACCTTGCGGTATGGTTCATAGCACTTATGGGCCCAAACCATGCGCAGCCAATTCTCTATGGACTACAGCAGGAGATTATGCCAATTTCGTCAAACACCTACTCCATGACAGTACGATTGAGAATCCCTTTGTTCCCCACACTTACATGACAAAAGATAAGGGGTTGGCAGGAGCAATCGGAATAGCCAAAGGCAACATACCCGATACTATTTTGCAACGTGTTGCATGGGGCTTAGGCTGGGGACTACAAACGAATGATGAAGGAAAAGCTATCACAGCCTACCATTCAGGAGATATGAATGATTATAGAGCCTGGGTCATAATCGACTTGCAGGACAAGGATAAAAAAAATGCCGTGATATTCTTCGCTAACTCGCATAATGGACATATTCTTGCTGAACAAATTATTCCTTCGACAATGCGAATGGAACAGGCAACCAGCTACTTTTTTGCAAAATGGGGCTTTGCCAGAAACTGGGCTGAATTAGGAGGGAAAACTACTCGGCTGGGTATTAAATCATCCTCATGCAGGTCTGATAGCTCTCCTGATTCGTCCATTCAGGATGAACCGGTTGAGATTAAGAAGGAGACAGAAAAACCAGAGGTCTCTACGATTGATACCTATGATTCAGGAA
Above is a genomic segment from Legionella pneumophila subsp. pascullei containing:
- a CDS encoding serine hydrolase domain-containing protein; this translates as MSYMKIEELLLKDTMKKAQIPGVSIAYINNQGIISTQEIGFTDGCGLVKMSKDPTQCPFQELVLGSKNELGIGTKNTVIAFNKELYYVDQAAKMVQKIALTEANKIAYEMLHAKCTETYQLADGDEHEFIATLTGRMPPTEVKPDTGFGAASLSKPVFAYLVQKLVQANASNTSQAGFDQFILPEKLKHFDLDTPLFHIIPLEEFNIDGMKFDLSDESVVDHSKALTARMVLSHTSGLAHGEMKFQFLPNSQEKEHGYSNVGIIYLQQVIEKLTGSDLETLAQKHVFQPCGMVHSTYGPKPCAANSLWTTAGDYANFVKHLLHDSTIENPFVPHTYMTKDKGLAGAIGIAKGNIPDTILQRVAWGLGWGLQTNDEGKAITAYHSGDMNDYRAWVIIDLQDKDKKNAVIFFANSHNGHILAEQIIPSTMRMEQATSYFFAKWGFARNWAELGGKTTRLGIKSSSCRSDSSPDSSIQDEPVEIKKETEKPEVSTIDTYDSGRTFNA